AATGGATGGTATTGCATATAGGGCTTGTGATATCATTTTTTTGGGGTTAATTGCATTTCCCCTCCATGAACTAGCACCTCATTCTCACTTACACCTATGAACTTTCAAATGCTTAGTTTTAAACCGaaggttattatttattttctttttatacatatTTCTGTCCAAATTAATGGTGGTTTTCAATGAAGGGGGGGGGAACTGATGCTCAAACTACAAAATGAGATCCGAGTTGCACTGACTCAAAGTATATGGGTGTAAGGAAGAATGAACTGGTTGTTCAAGGGGAAAAATGTTATTAGGCttttatcctcttttttttttttttttttttgtgagtgcaTTATATCATGATGTAAACTCCGTTCTTCCCTATCTTCATGCTTTTGTTTAAATTGTTTCCATGGAATTAATCACAAATTTGTGATAGCCCTTTGAGACCATTACTATCTTTAGGTGGTACCCTCAGTGGCCTCCTCCTCTTCATCAGACCTCACATGTCAGCCAcacacataaattttattacttttcaaaCTAGAAATCACTCAGAAAGCAACAACTATTCCCTTTTCCATTGTTGTGAGGGGTGGGCAATGACTCCCTCGGGTCAGTTGCTAGTTGTTGTTGGCGGCCGAACAAATGAGGATTGAGAACCCTATAGTTGTATGACCCCTGAACTGACCTAAGTCTTCTAGCCACACAAACCGAGCCAACACCATAGTCTGTTGGTCAGTTGGTTGATTTTAGATTGTGAGTGACTGATCAATTCTTGGAGAGGCTGATCTATGCCATtagaggctgttaaggaggaTGGGCTAGtggaattgaagaagaaagaggcATGTACAGGTGGTAAAGGAGAGAAAGAGACTTGAGATACTCCATGACCTTTGTTCTTTGAAGAAGAGAGGCTCTGTTTTGTGGTGGAGAGGGGTGCAATTAGATTACAAATGACGAGAAACTGTAATTTAAAACCGACACCTGTCCCAACGGATTTAAGAAGTCAAAGTATAGGTGTTTTTCGTCATGGTATTTGACTGTTCAGATCAGGTCGGCCTTTCAGGGAgtttgcttgccattcattgttGTATGGCCTTCCCCccttcataattatatatttgtggGCAATGGAATTGGAAGGACTCCTCTTCTTCACGCAGTTATAGATCAGcctaaaaaaaatgttgccATTGTTAGTTGTGATGCCTGCAGGCTCCAACTAATAGAAGTTTCatgatgcttttgtttttgccTTCAAATGCACTGTGAATCTTTGAAAGACGTATATAGTGACttcaatttcattaatattcatttgaaCGTTGGTTTGTTGTTAATGCCTTAATTCATTGGCAATGGCTTTCTTCTCTTTCATCGCATCCTCTATTTTGATGTTTCAGATTGCATATCTCAATACTGCTCGAGTACAGTGGAGAATCATAAGAAAAGGGATGAAAAAGTGATTATTATGTCTGGGCTGATTGAAGGTCTTCCAGACGCCGTTGCTCTTAGGTGCCTTGCACGGGTCCCTTTCTACCTGCATCCTAAGTTGGAGCTTGTTTCTCGATCCTGGCAAGCTGCAATTCGGAGCTCTGAACTATTTAAAGCTCGACAGGAGGTTGGTGCAACAGAGGATCTATTATGTGTGTGCGCTTTTGACCCAGAAAATTTATGGCAGCTTTTTGACCCTCTCCACGACCTTTGGATTACACTCCCAGTCCTCCCCTCCAAAATTAGGCACCTTGCCCACTTTGGTGCTGTCTCCACTGCAGGAAAGCTGTTTGTGCTTGGTGGTGGTAGTGATGCTGTTGACCCGTTGACTGGTGACCAAGATGGGAGCTTTGCTACCAATGAGGTATGGTCATATGATCTTGTAACTCGGCAGTGGTCTCCTCGTGCATCTATGCCTGTACCTCGTATTATGTTTGCATGCTGCGTTCTGGATGGAAAAATAGTTGTTGCAGGTGGTTTTACCAACTGCCGAAAATCAATTTCTCAGGCAGAAATGTATGATCCAGAGAAGGATGTGTGGATTCCAATACCCGATCTCCACTGCACCCATAATTCAGCCTGTTCCGGGTTGGTGATGGGAGGAAAGGTGCACGTCTTGCACAAAGGCCTGTCCACAGTGCAAGTCTTGGATAATGCGGGGCATGAGTGGACAGTTGAGGACTCTGGCTGGCTTCAGGGTCCAATGGCAATTATTAAGGGTGCACTGTATGTGATGAGTCATGGAATTATTTTCAAACAGGAGGGAAACGTGAGTAAGGTGGTGGTTTCAGCATCCGAGTTCCGGAGGAGAATCGGGTTTGCAATGATTGGGCTAGGAGATGAGCTTTATGTTATAGGGGGAGTTCTTGGCCCTGACCAATGGAACTGGGACATTGAACCAATGTCTGATGTTGATGTTCTGACATTGGGGATTGAGAGACCAACATGGCGTCGGGCTGCTCCGATGACAAGATGCCGCGGAACCATTTTTGGGTGTACACATCTAAGAATTTAGTTCTATAAATTGTTCTGCTGTTCCTTGTGAAAATTATGCTCTTGCTGTGAATTCAGACCCCTTCCCTTTTAGAAACAATGAATGAGCTATTTGCTGTACCTCGTTTCATTTGTAAGCCTCCTTAGCCTTCTTGGCCTTGGTTTTTTGTTGCTGCTTTGTAGTTTCCTGAGGAAGCAGAGTTTTAAGTTTCATTCCTTTCAAGTCGGAATGGCCTGAATTTTTCGTTTCAATGCAGTAATCAGTATACTTCACCCACTGGTTTCGTTTCACCCTAAATTTCGACCCCGGTTGGTTGTAATTtcgcaattttttttaatctgatggtaattttgtaaatttgaatTCGGACGCCATTTCTGtcattttgaatttgaattgtatttctggaattttttttaatctaatatatatatatatatatatatattaatttacaagACAATCCCAacaga
This genomic interval from Juglans microcarpa x Juglans regia isolate MS1-56 chromosome 4D, Jm3101_v1.0, whole genome shotgun sequence contains the following:
- the LOC121260683 gene encoding F-box/kelch-repeat protein SKIP30 isoform X1 → MLKLQNEIRVALTQNCISQYCSSTVENHKKRDEKVIIMSGLIEGLPDAVALRCLARVPFYLHPKLELVSRSWQAAIRSSELFKARQEVGATEDLLCVCAFDPENLWQLFDPLHDLWITLPVLPSKIRHLAHFGAVSTAGKLFVLGGGSDAVDPLTGDQDGSFATNEVWSYDLVTRQWSPRASMPVPRIMFACCVLDGKIVVAGGFTNCRKSISQAEMYDPEKDVWIPIPDLHCTHNSACSGLVMGGKVHVLHKGLSTVQVLDNAGHEWTVEDSGWLQGPMAIIKGALYVMSHGIIFKQEGNVSKVVVSASEFRRRIGFAMIGLGDELYVIGGVLGPDQWNWDIEPMSDVDVLTLGIERPTWRRAAPMTRCRGTIFGCTHLRI
- the LOC121260683 gene encoding F-box/kelch-repeat protein SKIP30 isoform X2, which translates into the protein MSGLIEGLPDAVALRCLARVPFYLHPKLELVSRSWQAAIRSSELFKARQEVGATEDLLCVCAFDPENLWQLFDPLHDLWITLPVLPSKIRHLAHFGAVSTAGKLFVLGGGSDAVDPLTGDQDGSFATNEVWSYDLVTRQWSPRASMPVPRIMFACCVLDGKIVVAGGFTNCRKSISQAEMYDPEKDVWIPIPDLHCTHNSACSGLVMGGKVHVLHKGLSTVQVLDNAGHEWTVEDSGWLQGPMAIIKGALYVMSHGIIFKQEGNVSKVVVSASEFRRRIGFAMIGLGDELYVIGGVLGPDQWNWDIEPMSDVDVLTLGIERPTWRRAAPMTRCRGTIFGCTHLRI